ATTGGATTGATTGCAGTTTGTACGGATTTCAATATTAAACAATCTTCTACAGCATTAGTAGATGGATCAAATTATATCTTAACCCGTTTGTTCCAAGTAGGTATTTTTATTACATTTATTAATATCATTGGGGAAACAGGAGCGTTTACTGCAATTGTTAACGTAGCAAAAGGGGCACCTGGATCGGTATTAGTTCCTGCTCTTATTATTGCTGGTTTTGCAATTGGAGTTCCTGCAGGAGCATATGTTGCAACGATTCTTGCATTGATTTTACCGATTGCTGTTTCCTTGAATTTACCACTCCTTGCAATTGGGTTAGTTACAATGGGAGTTGGCTTAGGAAGTCAAATGAGTTTCGTAAACATCACGATGCAAGCACAATCTGCTGGTTTTGATATTCCTATTTTACAAGTTGTAAAAGGAAACACAAAATACATTTTAGGTTCCCTCATCGTTTTAATAGTAATTGGATTTGTAATGGTGTAATGAATTTTTAAAATTTATAGGAGGAATATAATGGATATTTTATTAAGAAATGTAATTGTGGATGATTCAAATGAGCTAGTGGACATTGCGATTGAAAACGGTACGTTCAAACAAATTGGCAAAAATTTGGAAGGGACAGCTGCTCGTGAAATAGATGGAAAAGGGAAAGTCGTTATTCCCGGTTTAGTTGAATCCCATATTCACTTAGATAAAGCGTTAATAGCAGATCGTCTTCCTAATAAATCAGGTACCCTTCAAGAAGCATTAAGTGTGACTGCAAAATTAAAGTCTACGTTTACTCGAGAAGATGTTATGGAGCGTGCAGAACGTGCGTTACAAATGATTATTGAGCGAGGAACGACTCATATCCGAACTCATTCTGAGTTTGATCCGATAGGTGGTTTCCATGGTTTTGAAGTAATTATGGAATTAAAAGAAAAATATAAAGATTTTGTAGATATGCAAGTAGTTGCTTTCCCTCAAGAGGGAATTATCAAATCACCTGGTACAGAAGATCTGATGTATCGTGCAATGGATCTAGGAGCAGATGTTGTTGGCGGAATTCCTTATAATGATACAGACGCAAAAGATCATTTGGACATTGTATTCGAAATTGCGAAAAAATATGATAAAGATATCGATTTACATCAAGACTTTTTTGATGATGCTGAGAAACAAACTATTGAAATGGTTGCTCAAAAAACAATTGATGAAGGATATATAGGACGTGTTTCTGTAGGTCATTTGACTAGTTTAGGAGCAGTTCCAAGTGATCAGTTGAAACCCATCATTGAGTTAATGGCCAAAGCTGAAATTAACGTAATGGCATTGCCAATGACCGACTTACATCTAGGGGGACGTCATGATGATAACAAGGTTCGTCGTGCTGTAACCCCTATTCGTAAATTACGTGATGGCGGTGTAAATGTTGTGATTGCAACTAATAATATTCGTAATCCATTTACTCCTTATGGAAATGGTGATTTGCTTCAAGCGGCAATGCTCGCTATTCCAGTAGCACATTTAGGTGGTGCAGATGACTTGCCTACGGTTCTACCTATGGTGACAACGGGTCCTGCGAAAGCTTTAAAATTTGATGACTATGGAATTGAAGAAGGAAAAGCAGCGACATTAGTGTTACTTGATTCCACACGTTATCAAGATGCGATTATTGATATTCCAGATCGTCTACTAGTTTTAAAAAGAGGTAAGGTCACAGTAGAGCTTGATAAAAAACTACATATCAATTTCCCAAAATAAAAAGAATAGAAAAGAGAGCGAAGATTTTTAAAAATCTTCGCTCTCTTTTTTATTTTAAGATAGAGTCTGTTCTAACCAAGAAATGATTTTTGAATAGGTCTTAGGTCCTGTTTCTTTCAGATCTACTCGATCAAAATCATGTTCATTGGAATGAATAGTTTCTAAATGTGAAATAAGAATTTCTTTTTCCATTTTTTCAGAAAGTCGGAATGGAACATCTGGGTCCCCCGTACTAGCTGCTAAGAATGAAGGAGGAAGTTGAGATAAATCTTCTTCAGAAAGAGAGTAGAGGGATGGTTTTATTCCTGCTCCTAAAATTCCACGGATCCAATTTCCTGATTGGCGATAATGAATATAAATGCCAAAACGAAGCTCAATAGGTCCCTCGACAATTGGTTTATCTTTTACTAACTGATTTACAACTTGTTCGCTTACAAGTGGAAATGTTAGATAATGTCTACTTGGAAGCCGAAACGAAGATTCTTCTAAAGTGTGATAGCCATAGAGAAGAAGAAGAGCTTTCGGTTTATTTATAAGAGCACGGGCAGTTAAAATAGATAAGTAAGCACCTGCAGAACGTCCAAAAAGGATAAACTCGGATGATGATAGTTGAAGTGTAGAATGATAATTTTTCTGAAACCACTCCATTCCTTCTGCTATTTTTTCTAAGATTACTTTCATTTTTGTTTCGGGTGCTAGTGGATACTCAAAAGCTATGAAATCATATCCAGCATCCAAAAGCA
The Jeotgalibaca sp. MA1X17-3 genome window above contains:
- a CDS encoding amidohydrolase family protein codes for the protein MDILLRNVIVDDSNELVDIAIENGTFKQIGKNLEGTAAREIDGKGKVVIPGLVESHIHLDKALIADRLPNKSGTLQEALSVTAKLKSTFTREDVMERAERALQMIIERGTTHIRTHSEFDPIGGFHGFEVIMELKEKYKDFVDMQVVAFPQEGIIKSPGTEDLMYRAMDLGADVVGGIPYNDTDAKDHLDIVFEIAKKYDKDIDLHQDFFDDAEKQTIEMVAQKTIDEGYIGRVSVGHLTSLGAVPSDQLKPIIELMAKAEINVMALPMTDLHLGGRHDDNKVRRAVTPIRKLRDGGVNVVIATNNIRNPFTPYGNGDLLQAAMLAIPVAHLGGADDLPTVLPMVTTGPAKALKFDDYGIEEGKAATLVLLDSTRYQDAIIDIPDRLLVLKRGKVTVELDKKLHINFPK
- a CDS encoding alpha/beta hydrolase is translated as MKNEIQQPLVYKYGQIKQEPLHFYLYKATQNRKNKTIFYFHGGGLVYGSAHDLPDLYRQMLLDAGYDFIAFEYPLAPETKMKVILEKIAEGMEWFQKNYHSTLQLSSSEFILFGRSAGAYLSILTARALINKPKALLLLYGYHTLEESSFRLPSRHYLTFPLVSEQVVNQLVKDKPIVEGPIELRFGIYIHYRQSGNWIRGILGAGIKPSLYSLSEEDLSQLPPSFLAASTGDPDVPFRLSEKMEKEILISHLETIHSNEHDFDRVDLKETGPKTYSKIISWLEQTLS